The genomic interval CCCACCAGCTCCTCCATTCGCTGCCGGAATTCCTCCACGGGCACGAAGGTGGCCACGTCGAGGGCCATGAGGAAATGCCCTACTCCGCCCGGCCCCGTGGTGTCCTCCAGGCCCCGGACCCGGTGAGACAACCTCGCTCCCGACAAGACCCCGCACAGGACCTCCACCACGAGGGAGAGTCCATAGCCTTTGGCGCCCCCAAACGGTAGCAGCACCCCGCGGAGGGCTCGCACGGGGTCTGTGGCCGGCCGGCCCTCCTCGTCCAGGGCCCACCCCGGTGGAATGGCCTCGCCCCTCTGCGCTGCCTGCCTTATGCGGCTCCTGCCCGCCACGCTGGTCGCCATATCCAGCACCACAGGGTCCCGGCCGGGACAGGGGATGGCCACTGCCAGCGGGTTGGTACCCAGCACAGGCCGCCTGCCGCCCCAGGGCGCCACGGCCGCTTCCGCGTTGGAAAGGGCCACCCCCATCATATCCTGCCGGGCAGCAACCAGGGCGGGATACGCCGCTATGCCGAAGTGGGAGGAACGATGCACCACCGCGCACGCCAGGCCCAGGTGGCGGGCCCTGGAAACACAGGCTTCCATAGCGCGGACCGCCGCCACCTGCCCCAGACCATCCCGGGCATCGACGGCCACCGCAGCCGGGGCCAGCTCCTTCACCACCGGCCCCGCCTGCGGGTCTATGACCCCCAGGTCTAGCTTCCTGAGGAGCACCGGCAGACGCCGCACCCCATGCGAGGTTACCCCGCGCAGATCGGCAAGCACCAGGGACTCCGCCACCAGGCGGGCGCTGGCGGCAGGAACCCGGCGGGCAACCAGGGCAGCCGCCACGGCGGCCTCCAGCTCTTCCCACCTCACGCGCACGCCGGCGTTTCCGGGCTCCGATGTGGAAACGACCATGCCCAGCACTCCCGTCTACGGGATCAGCCCCATATTCCGCAGGATCGACCTGAGTTGCCCGCGAGCCTCTTCCGGCAGGTCGAGCATGGGAAGGCGAACAGGCCCCGCCGCCAGGCCCACCATCTGCATGGCCGCCTTTACCGTGGCGGGTTGACCGTGAGCTGACGCGAAAAGGCGATACTCCGCCCAGCCATCGAACGCCCGGACCGCCCGGCATAGATCCCCCTCCATGGCCGCGTTATAGCACTCCAGCATTACCTGAGGCATGAAGGAGGAACTCACCGACGTGGTCCCTACCGCTCCCAGGGCGAAGCACGGAAGCATCATGACCTCCGACCCCGAGAACACCCTGATCTTATGGCCCACCAGCCGCACGGTGGCGTCTTGTTCGGAGATGTCCCGGGTACCCTGCTTGACGCCGACCACCCGGGGTATCTCCGCCAGGCGCGATATGAGCTTGGGGCTCAGGTTCACTCCGGCGCGGGAAGTGTTGTAAACCAGGATGCCGATGTCTGCCGCATCGGCCACCGCCCTGTAGTGGCGGACTATGCCCTCCTCCGGCCGGTGCGCGTAATAGGGCGCAGTAACCATTACCCCGTCCGCCCCGATGGAATGGGCGTAGGACGTCAGTTCGACCGCCTCTCGGGTGTTGCTGTGGGAGGTGCAGACCACGACCGGCAGGCGGCCGGCCACGTGGTCCACGGCCGTGCGGAAAAGGAGCCTCCGTTCCTCCATAGAGAGGGAGGAGAACTCCCCCAGACTGCCCCCGATGATCAGCCCGTGCACACCGTTAGCAATTAGGAAATCGAGGTTGCGCTTAAGGCCTTCCGTGTCCAGCTCGTAGTCGGGACGGAAGGGAGTGACCACTACCGTAAACACGCCCTGCAAACGCTTTCTCAACTCTTCCGGTTGCACGTTAACTCCTCCTCGGTCCGGTCATCATGACCGGTGCTCGGGCAAAGGCGGCGCATAGCACCAGACCAGACGGATGGGTTCATCTCCCGTATTCACCAACTCGTGGGGAACACCGGGCGGTGCAAATAGCGCCGTCTCCGGCCCAACGTCATACTCGCTCCCCGAAATCCTGAACTTGCCGCGACCGGACACGATGAACATGGCCTCCTCTTGCTCGGGATGCACGTGCTCGGGGATGCGGCTCCCCACCGCCGTCTCGTTCAGCCCCAGGGAAAGATGTTGAGCGCCAGCATTCTTTCCCGAGATGAGCAGCTTCGAGGTACGAGGCGGGGTCTTGTGCACCCCCTGCACCTGGCTCTCGTGAACTACCACCTCCATCTCTGCATCTCCCTCCCCTATGGCTTCCTGCGGGCACAAAGTGGCGCAGGTCCCGCACTCGATGCACAGGCCAGGGTCGATCACCGCCGTGTCGCCCTCAAGCCGGGGTGCACCCTGGCTGCACGAAGCAACGCAGACTCCGCACCCTATGCACTTGCTCGGGTCCACTCGGTACACCGGATGACCTCCTATCGGATGTAGGCTCGCACTGGGTCAATCACGTCCCGTAAGAGCCGCAACTCCTCTTCCGTCGGCTCGGGGGTGCGCGGCACCGGCTCCGGCTCCCCCAGGGAGAACCCCGTATTGGCCTGTACTTCCTCCCACGTGACCCCCGGGTGCAGGGCAACCACCCGCATCCGGCGCGAAACCGGGTCGAAACCCAGCGTCCCCAGATCGGTGATCACCCTGGACGGCCCACCCCCTCTCAACCCCGCCTCTTCCCTCTCCCTTCCCCCCCTCAGGAACCCGGGCGAGGTGAGGTAACTCACGCGGGCCGGGAACTTTCGTTTCTCGTGGCGCATGACGATCAGGGTAGCCCGGGCTAGGGAGGCAATATCATTGGCTCCACCGCTGCCGGTGAAATGCCTGATTCCCCCTTCGGGCAAGGGAACAGCCGTGGTGTTGACGTTGCCGTACTGGTCCACCTCCAGCCCGCCCAGGAAACCTACGTCCACCAGACCCCGGTGCAGGATAGAGGCAAGGGTGCCGATAAAGCCGGAGGTGAAGCAGGTGGCCCCGTACCAGAGACGGGGGTCGGCAATGCCCACGGAAGGATGAATCGGCCTGGGATCGACCACGCCGATTTCCAGCACGATGGTCAACCGGGGTGCGTGGGTCATCTTAGCCAGTACCGCCGCTACCTGGGGAAGCCCCAGACCCACGACCACCACCTGGCCGTCTCTCAGCTCGTGGGCCGCCGCGACCGCCATCAGTTCAGCCCTCGAGTACCGTGCCACCGTTTTCACCCCCGGCATAGCCGAGCGCCCGGTCGGCGCGCAGAGCCGCCATCCGCTTCAGCCCGCCCACTCTCTCCAGATAACCCCAGTGATCGCACCCCAAAACGTACTCGTCGAGGTATCTTCGGGTTTCTCCCCGCCGCGCATACTCGGCGTACAGCTTCAGGTGTTGGGCGTCGTAGTCGTAGCACCTGTACACCGAAGTGGGATGGGCGGCAAACGGGATGGGCACCACGGCGGACACCCGGAAGCCCGGGATGACCACGGTGTCCACGTGTTGCTCCGTCCACTCAGTAGATACCAGCTCCTCCGCCAGCACTATCACCCGTTCGCTGGCCAGCACCTGCTGTTCGTCCCACCGGGGACCGAAAACCCATGAGTTCCCGTCGGGGTCCGCCAGCTGCGCCACCACCACCGCCACATCGGGCTGTAGAGCTCGCAGCAACATCACCCGGCTCCCACTGAAGGGACAAGTCCCCATGAGTACCTGGTCCGGATGGGACTGACAGAGCCTCTCCAGTATCTCGGATCCCAGCATGGTCTGGGCGGGCAGGTAAGGGATGCCCAGGGAACCGGCCAGGAAACGGAAGGTGATGGCCAGCCCGCTGTATTCTTGGACTTCCACCCCGCCCCGTTCGATGGCCCTGTTGACGTTCCAGCTAGGCCCGAACCTGTCCAGCGACCCACCCCCATATAGCAGGCGCCTGACTGCGCCGGCCGCCACAAGCAAGTCCGTATCCATGCCGGCGATGGGTTGGGAAATGGTGAGATCCTTCTTCCCCTGACGGATCAACTCGCGCACGAAGGCAATCGGGTTGCGGGCGATGGCGAACCCGCCCAGCGCCAGGTGACCTCCGTCGGGGATCGACGCCACTGCCTCCGGGAGGGTGGTGACCTTCATCAGCCTGCCACCCCCTGGGAGCCCGGACCATACGGCACCACCACCAGCCGACAACCGGACTCGCCGGCCTCTATCCGGGCCAGCTCGCTGACGGAACCCGCCACCTGGTCGATGGCCGTCATGATCACGTTTCCGCAAGGACAGCAATAGACGTGCCGGCCACTCTGGCTCAGCGCCAGGTGGGCTCGCAAGAGGCAGCAGCCCCGTACGGAGATCCTGAGCACATTGTCTTCATCCGATACCCAGGAAACCTCGTCCGCCACCCCCTCCTGTCCCAGTGCCCTTGCCGCTGCAGCCAGCGCGCCTTCCGGGTCGCAGGCATCCGCCAGGGCGGGGTGACGCCGCCGCAGGTATTCTGTGCCGACCAGGGTGGTGCGATATCGGGCCCCCATCCCCCGCTCGTCCCAGAAAGCCGCCTCCAGATCGTGTACCACCGCCTCCATGAAGCTCCCCGCCGGCGGAGAGGGTAGCGCCGTGGGAACCGCCTCCCCGGTGCCGGGGGTCACTGTGACGGGTCCGGGCGGGAACAGCGGATTTCCGAATCGCCCCGAGAAGCACAGCTCTTCCAGGGCAATGCGGGGGCGGGGCTTGGGGATGCGATCCGTGTACCCCATGGGAATTATGCTTATCACCTTATACCCGGGCGGCACTCCCAGCATCTCCTTGAGCTTGAGTTCGTCCCGGATGTCTATGCAGGGTGCGATCACCCAGCACGCCCCCAGGCCCATCCCGGCGATAACGAACAGCATGTTCTCGATGGCGGCGGAGCAATCGTAGGGTAGGTCCCAAACCTCCTTTCGGCCGCACACGACGATGACCACCGGGGCTTCCGCCACGAAGGCGGAAACCGCCCCCGAGGTCAGCTTCTGGAAGACGGCCCGGCGCTTCTCGGGATCCTGCAGCCCGGCGAACCGCTTGTCCATCTCCTTGGTCACGTACTCACCTGTGAACCGGCGACCGCTGCCCCTCCCCGAGATCCGCCCCAGCTCCGCTATCGTAGCCTTGTCGCGCACCACGATGAACCGCCACGGCTGCGCGTCTTCACCGGAAGGGGCCTGTCTTCCCGCTTCCAGCACGGTGCGCAAGACCTCCTCTGGAACGGGATCCGGAAGGTACCTGCGCACGCTCCTCCTCAGCAGCACGATGTCCATGGCGGCTTGGCCTAAGTCGGTCGCCTGCCTGCTGTCCATCCCCGCACCTCCCGCGCGACCCAAGATTCGGTCGACCACTGGAGCGCTCTGCCTCCGCCATCAGGGCGGGTAGCCCAGAGTGTACAGGTGGCGACCTCCCGGAGCCAGCGGCCCTTTCAGCACCGCCTCCACTTCTTCGCGCGGCCGTTGGGTCACCAGCTCGATCGGGGGTAGTTGCCCGGGAGGGAAGCGCTCCATGATCTCGCCGATGAACTTCACCATGTAGTCAAAAAGCGCCTCCAACCCGGGGCGGGCCTTTTCGCCGTCGGCCAGCGTGGGACGTCCGATTACGCCCTCGGGATACACCAGCACCTCAAGCCCGGAAAGACCCACCTGGCAATGACCCGGGATGGGATACTGGTAGATGTCGCCGCCCTTGTCCACGTGCCCCTCGGAAACGAACCCCCGCGGCTGCGTGTCCACGGCGTCCTCCACCCTGACCATCTCCGGGAACAGCGCCACGGACAACGACGTTTCCGCCTCGTCCGCGTGTCGGAATGGCGTCTCGAACGGACCCCCGTGAGCCCGATCCTTGAGATGGGGCACTATGGCGGTAGGCCAGTTGAGCAACACGATGATGGCCGGTACCTGGTACTTCTTAGCAAACTGGTGAATGGCGACGGGGATCACGTATTCCTGGCCGTGCCCGTTGATCCAGACTTGCTTCCGGAAACCGGCGTTCCAGAGGCCCGCTGCCACCGCCCGCAAGTAAGCGCAGAACACGTCCTCGGGGATGACCACCGTCCCCGGCATGCCCAGGTGCTGGGCCGGATGGGAACCGTACCAGATGGGCTGGGCCACCGTGCAACCAGTCTCCAGGGCAACCGCCTCGGCCATGCGCGTCACCAGGAAGGTGTCTTCCCCGTATGGTCCTCCCGCACCGTGGTTTTCCGTGCTGCCGATGGGGACGATGATGAGGTCGTTCTTCCGCAACCGATCTGCCACCTGGCGTCCGGTCATATTCTGGAAGTACACGCCTGTGGCCCGGTCCATGTGCCCCCCCTCGGGGGGGATCTTCCAGCGCCCCATCCTCTACCTCCTTTACTTCACGGGTATGGCCATGTCGGGAGCCGACTCGCTCTGCCTGGCCTCCGGGAAGTACCGCCGCATGAACTCGGCCACGATGGCCGCCTGCCTGGCCATGGCCGCCCCTTCCGCCGGTCCTGTGATCTCCCCGTGCGCGGAAAGGGCGGAGTTGCCGCACTTCAGGTGGATGGGCGAACCTATGCGGACCATCTCGGGGGCTTCGTAGGTGCGGATGAACCCTCCCGAAGCGGGTGGATTGTCAGTATGGACATCAAGAGGGACTGATACCGCCCCCCTCAGGGCTGCCACCATGGGCAGGCTGAGATCCCGCACCGGGTTGATGCTGTCGGCCCCCATGCGCTCCAGAACCTTGAAGGAGGCCGGGTTGCCGTGTCCGCAGTGGGCGGACACCTTGAACTTGACTTCCCCCGGCAGCTTGCCCGCCGACCGCAGCTCGTTGAGAACCCAGAGGAGCCCCTCGTCGTACACCAGGATGCCGCGGATGCCCGCTTCCAGGATGCGGAACACGTCCTCCACTGCCCGCACCACCTGTTCCATACCCCGGAGACGATATCCGATGCGCACACCCTGGGTGGACAGCCGGGTGGCGCTGGTGTCATACGTGGCCCGCGGCCCAACAGACATGTTCAGTTCGACTCCGTAGTCGCGACACATGGCGGCGTATTCTTTCACCTCTGAAAAGGTGTGCCGAAAGGCCCCGTAAGTCTCGTCCACCCGGTTGATCACCACCCCCAGCTCGCGGGCGGTTTCCAAGAGGGCCTTCAGGGCCGCGGCCGAGTTCACAGTGGGTATCTCCAGTCGGTAGTGGGCGCCATCCGGGAACGTCTGCCCCGAGGTGGGCAGGTCGTGCAGGTCGCCCTTGGGCAAGCCCAGTTGCTGCATCATCTCTCTGGTTTTCTCGAACATCTCCCCTACCTCCCGTCGCGCGTCCATTTCCCGCCAGCCGCACCCCCGGGCGGTGCAGTTCATCGCCATACCTCCGCCATCGCACTTTCGTCTATGTCGAACACCACCCCGTAGGGCGGCAACGCCTCGCGGTAGAAATACTCGGGCAGCCGGTCCCATTGGACACCCGGCTCCGCGCGCTCGTTGAATCCCCGCTCGAGACGCAGCACGGAAAGAGCCAGATCCCCCAGTTCCTCCGGGGTAACCTGCCAGCGGTACAGGGCCCGGAGCAAATCAGCGGCAAGCCCCGGATTGGCCACCAGAGGCGGCCGTGCGAACAGGCAGAGACCCAGGGTATCGATTATCATGGCCGTTATCTGCAGGTCGCGGCTGAGCTCCACCTGCCCTTCGGCCAGAAGTTGATTGACTCTGCCGCGCGACCCGAAAGCGTTCCCCGCCGTGTGGTCAGCGCCCATGGGCGACGTCGCGTAGGTGACCCCGTTTCCCTTCATGGCCCGGGGGTCGTACCCGGGCATGGCCTGCCCCCTGGCCACGGGCACCCGCGCCACCCCGTAGGCGGCACCGGCCACGGCGGCGCCAGAGGCCACCAGGCGGGCAGCCGCTTCCCCGCGGGCCAGGCCCCCGATGAGCGCAGCGGCCTCCTGGACGTGGCCGAAGGGCAACGCGCCCGCTTCCATGACGACAGCCAGTGCCGCTCCGGTCTCGATGGTGTCCAGGCCGAGGTCATTACACAGGTAGTTGAGTCTGGCCACGGCATCCAGGTTCCCCATCCCGCAGTTGGATCCCAGCAGGGCGATGGTTTCGTACTGGAGGTTGCTGACCAGCATCCGACCCCTGCCATCGGGGAACACGTTGCCGCAGCGAATCACGCATCGGGGCATGCACGGGATGCCCGTCTTCCCCTCGCCACCCCTCTCGGCGATCAAGTCTGCCATTCGTTCCCCGCTCAATTCCTCTACCGCTTCGCATTGACCTCGAGAGAAGTTGTTGGTGGGGAGAGCACCGCAGGCATCGACTGCCCGCACGATGGAAGCCGTCCCGTACTTGGGATACACCTGACCGGTCTTGGGATCTGACAGGAGCGCCTGGTTGAACGAACGCGCCAACTGCGCGAACTCCTGACTGCCACCACCGTGAGCGTCGCCGGATCCGTCCAGCACCACCACCGCTTTCAGACCCCGGCTACCCATGAGGGCACCCAGGCCACCCCGGGCAGCAAACCGGGGTCGGAACCCCAGGTCTGAAACGGCCACGGCGGCTCCTCGCATGCGCAGCTCCCCTGCCGGCCCGATACAGACCGCGGCCGAGCGCTCGCCGAAGGTGTCCCGGAGCGTGCTCAGGGTCTCATACACCCCCAGCCCGGCAAGTTGGGGAGCTGGCTGCAACCGCGCTTCGTCGCCCACCACCAGCACCCAGCACTCGCCGGGTTCGGCCGCCCCTTCCACCACCACGGCTTTGATCCCTTGCTGGGCCAGTTTGTGCCCGGCCGTCCCTCCCGCATTCGCTTCCTTAATGCCGGCGGTGAGGGGACTCTTGCCTCCCACGGAGAGGCGGCCCGAACTGGAAAGAGCAGTACCGGCCAACAGGCCAGGGGCCAGCACCAGGCGATTGGAGGGACCCAGGGGGTCGGCCCCCGGGGGAACTTCGGTTGCCACGATGGTAGAGGTGAGGGCTCGCCCGCCCAACTGGGCCCAATCCTGCGGACAGGACTCAGTCCAAACGCGTTTGCCGGTCATGTCTACCCGCACCACGTAGGGCACCGCACGAGACCTCCTCCTAAGCGGGCTTTTCCACACAGCACCGCGGGAGAGGAATCCGGCATTCGGCAGCAATCTCACCGAGTTGCTCCCAGACTTCGCTCCCCACGAGAATCCCACCCTGGAGCTGAGCGGCGGCCGTTTCCGCTTCTATCTCACCCGGCAGGTAGATACGCTCTATGCCGGGAGCACGGGGACAGTTCTTCAGGCTCCTGGCGTACTGCTCCATCCGCTCGATGAACTCGTCATAACGACTGAAGGATTCAACTTTCAACGCCGCACACAGGTGTCCGACTCCGGCGGGACCGGACAGGTCGGTGCTCTCCCGGACCTCAGAACCGTACGACGAACCCGTGAGCACCCCGGAAAGCAGGTCGATCACCACCGCCAGGGCGTAACCCTTGGCCCCCGCTGCCGGTAGCAAGCTGCCCAGCAAGACCTGCGTGGGATCGTCGGTGGGCTGCCCCTGGCGATCGAGACCCCAGCCCAGGGGGATCCTGCGGCCGGCGAGAGCTGCCACCCGCACTTTCCCGCGGGCCACCACCGAGGTGGACATGTCCAGCACCACCATACCGTGATTTCCGGCGGGCAGCGCCACGCTCATGGGGTTAGTACCCAACATGGGCACCGTCCCTCCCAGGGGAGCCATGGCAGGGGCGGAATTGGACAGGGCTATCCCGATGAAGCCGCGCT from Bacillota bacterium carries:
- a CDS encoding Ldh family oxidoreductase encodes the protein MVVSTSEPGNAGVRVRWEELEAAVAAALVARRVPAASARLVAESLVLADLRGVTSHGVRRLPVLLRKLDLGVIDPQAGPVVKELAPAAVAVDARDGLGQVAAVRAMEACVSRARHLGLACAVVHRSSHFGIAAYPALVAARQDMMGVALSNAEAAVAPWGGRRPVLGTNPLAVAIPCPGRDPVVLDMATSVAGRSRIRQAAQRGEAIPPGWALDEEGRPATDPVRALRGVLLPFGGAKGYGLSLVVEVLCGVLSGARLSHRVRGLEDTTGPGGVGHFLMALDVATFVPVEEFRQRMEELVGLIKACPALPGVEEVYLPGEIESQAERKHRTEGISVPAELWQQILAGRCL
- the dapA gene encoding 4-hydroxy-tetrahydrodipicolinate synthase, which codes for MQPEELRKRLQGVFTVVVTPFRPDYELDTEGLKRNLDFLIANGVHGLIIGGSLGEFSSLSMEERRLLFRTAVDHVAGRLPVVVCTSHSNTREAVELTSYAHSIGADGVMVTAPYYAHRPEEGIVRHYRAVADAADIGILVYNTSRAGVNLSPKLISRLAEIPRVVGVKQGTRDISEQDATVRLVGHKIRVFSGSEVMMLPCFALGAVGTTSVSSSFMPQVMLECYNAAMEGDLCRAVRAFDGWAEYRLFASAHGQPATVKAAMQMVGLAAGPVRLPMLDLPEEARGQLRSILRNMGLIP
- a CDS encoding cupin domain-containing protein gives rise to the protein MYRVDPSKCIGCGVCVASCSQGAPRLEGDTAVIDPGLCIECGTCATLCPQEAIGEGDAEMEVVVHESQVQGVHKTPPRTSKLLISGKNAGAQHLSLGLNETAVGSRIPEHVHPEQEEAMFIVSGRGKFRISGSEYDVGPETALFAPPGVPHELVNTGDEPIRLVWCYAPPLPEHRS
- a CDS encoding CoA-transferase, yielding MARYSRAELMAVAAAHELRDGQVVVVGLGLPQVAAVLAKMTHAPRLTIVLEIGVVDPRPIHPSVGIADPRLWYGATCFTSGFIGTLASILHRGLVDVGFLGGLEVDQYGNVNTTAVPLPEGGIRHFTGSGGANDIASLARATLIVMRHEKRKFPARVSYLTSPGFLRGGREREEAGLRGGGPSRVITDLGTLGFDPVSRRMRVVALHPGVTWEEVQANTGFSLGEPEPVPRTPEPTEEELRLLRDVIDPVRAYIR
- a CDS encoding CoA-transferase; the protein is MKVTTLPEAVASIPDGGHLALGGFAIARNPIAFVRELIRQGKKDLTISQPIAGMDTDLLVAAGAVRRLLYGGGSLDRFGPSWNVNRAIERGGVEVQEYSGLAITFRFLAGSLGIPYLPAQTMLGSEILERLCQSHPDQVLMGTCPFSGSRVMLLRALQPDVAVVVAQLADPDGNSWVFGPRWDEQQVLASERVIVLAEELVSTEWTEQHVDTVVIPGFRVSAVVPIPFAAHPTSVYRCYDYDAQHLKLYAEYARRGETRRYLDEYVLGCDHWGYLERVGGLKRMAALRADRALGYAGGENGGTVLEG
- a CDS encoding nitroreductase family protein, whose translation is MDSRQATDLGQAAMDIVLLRRSVRRYLPDPVPEEVLRTVLEAGRQAPSGEDAQPWRFIVVRDKATIAELGRISGRGSGRRFTGEYVTKEMDKRFAGLQDPEKRRAVFQKLTSGAVSAFVAEAPVVIVVCGRKEVWDLPYDCSAAIENMLFVIAGMGLGACWVIAPCIDIRDELKLKEMLGVPPGYKVISIIPMGYTDRIPKPRPRIALEELCFSGRFGNPLFPPGPVTVTPGTGEAVPTALPSPPAGSFMEAVVHDLEAAFWDERGMGARYRTTLVGTEYLRRRHPALADACDPEGALAAAARALGQEGVADEVSWVSDEDNVLRISVRGCCLLRAHLALSQSGRHVYCCPCGNVIMTAIDQVAGSVSELARIEAGESGCRLVVVPYGPGSQGVAG
- the iolN gene encoding 3-dehydro-scyllo-inosose hydrolase, whose amino-acid sequence is MGRWKIPPEGGHMDRATGVYFQNMTGRQVADRLRKNDLIIVPIGSTENHGAGGPYGEDTFLVTRMAEAVALETGCTVAQPIWYGSHPAQHLGMPGTVVIPEDVFCAYLRAVAAGLWNAGFRKQVWINGHGQEYVIPVAIHQFAKKYQVPAIIVLLNWPTAIVPHLKDRAHGGPFETPFRHADEAETSLSVALFPEMVRVEDAVDTQPRGFVSEGHVDKGGDIYQYPIPGHCQVGLSGLEVLVYPEGVIGRPTLADGEKARPGLEALFDYMVKFIGEIMERFPPGQLPPIELVTQRPREEVEAVLKGPLAPGGRHLYTLGYPP
- a CDS encoding peptidase, with the translated sequence MNCTARGCGWREMDARREVGEMFEKTREMMQQLGLPKGDLHDLPTSGQTFPDGAHYRLEIPTVNSAAALKALLETARELGVVINRVDETYGAFRHTFSEVKEYAAMCRDYGVELNMSVGPRATYDTSATRLSTQGVRIGYRLRGMEQVVRAVEDVFRILEAGIRGILVYDEGLLWVLNELRSAGKLPGEVKFKVSAHCGHGNPASFKVLERMGADSINPVRDLSLPMVAALRGAVSVPLDVHTDNPPASGGFIRTYEAPEMVRIGSPIHLKCGNSALSAHGEITGPAEGAAMARQAAIVAEFMRRYFPEARQSESAPDMAIPVK
- a CDS encoding aldehyde ferredoxin oxidoreductase C-terminal domain-containing protein, whose translation is MPYVVRVDMTGKRVWTESCPQDWAQLGGRALTSTIVATEVPPGADPLGPSNRLVLAPGLLAGTALSSSGRLSVGGKSPLTAGIKEANAGGTAGHKLAQQGIKAVVVEGAAEPGECWVLVVGDEARLQPAPQLAGLGVYETLSTLRDTFGERSAAVCIGPAGELRMRGAAVAVSDLGFRPRFAARGGLGALMGSRGLKAVVVLDGSGDAHGGGSQEFAQLARSFNQALLSDPKTGQVYPKYGTASIVRAVDACGALPTNNFSRGQCEAVEELSGERMADLIAERGGEGKTGIPCMPRCVIRCGNVFPDGRGRMLVSNLQYETIALLGSNCGMGNLDAVARLNYLCNDLGLDTIETGAALAVVMEAGALPFGHVQEAAALIGGLARGEAAARLVASGAAVAGAAYGVARVPVARGQAMPGYDPRAMKGNGVTYATSPMGADHTAGNAFGSRGRVNQLLAEGQVELSRDLQITAMIIDTLGLCLFARPPLVANPGLAADLLRALYRWQVTPEELGDLALSVLRLERGFNERAEPGVQWDRLPEYFYREALPPYGVVFDIDESAMAEVWR
- a CDS encoding Ldh family oxidoreductase gives rise to the protein MPGEVGVRVDPGELEEFGRRVLAAVGLPEPHAGLASRAIVAADLRGVYSHGVSRLPAYVARIQRDLVSRRPSIRLVKKGGAVGLIDAGNALGHVAASLAMMIATGLAARHGAGVVGVRSSNHFGMAAYYAMMAAQRGFIGIALSNSAPAMAPLGGTVPMLGTNPMSVALPAGNHGMVVLDMSTSVVARGKVRVAALAGRRIPLGWGLDRQGQPTDDPTQVLLGSLLPAAGAKGYALAVVIDLLSGVLTGSSYGSEVRESTDLSGPAGVGHLCAALKVESFSRYDEFIERMEQYARSLKNCPRAPGIERIYLPGEIEAETAAAQLQGGILVGSEVWEQLGEIAAECRIPLPRCCVEKPA